One window from the genome of Bacteroidota bacterium encodes:
- the lptB gene encoding LPS export ABC transporter ATP-binding protein, which produces MPENLSSDNLVKIYKKRTVVNKVSISVSRGEIVGLLGPNGAGKTTTFYMMVGMIKPNEGRVFLDDTEISSYPMYKRARLGIGYLPQEASIFRKLSVEDNIKGILQMLPMTSQERKEKLESLLEDFRITHIRKSLGYQLSGGERRRTEIARALCTDPGFILLDEPFAGVDPIAVEDIMQIVAGLKNRGIGVLITDHNVHETLSIVDKAYILISGVIFRSGGANELAEDEEVRKMYLGENFKLDRY; this is translated from the coding sequence ATGCCGGAAAATCTAAGCAGCGATAATTTAGTAAAAATCTATAAAAAGCGAACAGTTGTAAACAAGGTTTCAATATCTGTTTCGAGAGGCGAGATCGTCGGATTGCTGGGTCCTAACGGAGCGGGCAAAACAACAACTTTTTACATGATGGTCGGGATGATTAAACCGAATGAGGGAAGAGTCTTTCTCGATGATACCGAGATATCATCCTATCCGATGTATAAAAGGGCACGCCTTGGTATTGGTTATCTGCCTCAGGAAGCCTCCATATTCAGGAAACTCTCCGTTGAAGATAACATCAAGGGAATACTTCAAATGCTTCCGATGACTTCTCAGGAACGAAAGGAAAAACTTGAATCACTCCTGGAAGATTTTCGAATAACACACATCAGAAAAAGCCTTGGCTATCAGCTTAGTGGTGGCGAAAGAAGAAGGACTGAAATAGCCCGTGCCCTCTGCACTGACCCGGGATTTATCCTCCTCGATGAACCGTTTGCGGGAGTTGATCCGATTGCAGTTGAAGATATCATGCAGATTGTAGCCGGACTGAAGAACCGCGGTATTGGTGTCCTGATTACAGATCACAATGTGCATGAAACTTTAAGTATCGTTGACAAGGCATATATCTTAATTTCGGGAGTTATTTTCCGTTCGGGGGGTGCGAACGAACTTGCTGAAGACGAAGAGGTAAGGAAGATGTATCTGGGCGAAAACTTCAAATTGGACAGATATTAA
- the lptC gene encoding LPS export ABC transporter periplasmic protein LptC — MNKLLVILTVLIIYPGVFLFSQDKPKIVISGERMTGRENDEEKIRGFGGDVVITHLNVRITCDSAVHFVDRNEAELIGNVVITQDTLTIKTDRGFYYGNTRRAYASTPVELDDKKVFLKAETGEYLFTETKARFVKNVRLYDSTGTMTSSELIYFRNTQTAYASGGVRLWDKSSSLDADSLVHNRITLVTHAFRNVTVMDSATIVLADSLVYDQKNRTTDAWSNVQIKNFEENTLILGEHVQDFRAEKHTIVEGSPFVMQIDTAGSTVDTLLIRALKLESFTTRDSVKMIAYDSVVIIKGDFASKNSYTEYTEAPEAIYTYKKGGEKIPPVLWFEKSQLSGDTVNLFIKNKKAEKVLIKKNSLIISKNGEFRYDQVSGKDVVMSFDEGRLKQTNIYENVLSFYFVYDEGAPNGLIRSSSNSAIITFDSNKVEDVRLYGDPVSEYYPENLVKGNEKKYFLPTYMDYGKAPVKKEHFGEFLNKIREVEHPFYAGKSKQR; from the coding sequence ATGAATAAACTTCTGGTAATTCTCACGGTATTGATCATTTATCCCGGAGTGTTCCTTTTCTCTCAGGACAAACCGAAAATCGTTATATCTGGTGAGCGGATGACGGGCAGGGAAAACGATGAGGAAAAAATAAGAGGATTCGGCGGTGATGTGGTAATTACACACTTGAATGTGAGAATTACCTGTGATTCTGCAGTACATTTTGTCGACAGAAATGAAGCCGAGCTGATTGGAAATGTGGTAATCACTCAGGATACACTTACGATTAAAACGGACAGGGGTTTTTATTACGGAAATACCCGCAGAGCCTATGCCTCGACACCCGTCGAGCTTGATGACAAAAAAGTCTTTCTAAAAGCAGAAACAGGGGAGTACCTCTTTACCGAGACGAAAGCCCGTTTTGTGAAGAATGTCAGACTCTACGACAGCACAGGTACGATGACCTCTTCGGAGTTGATCTATTTCCGCAATACACAGACTGCCTATGCCTCCGGCGGTGTGCGGTTGTGGGACAAGTCGAGCTCTCTCGATGCCGACAGTCTGGTGCATAACAGGATTACACTCGTCACACATGCCTTCAGAAATGTTACTGTGATGGACAGCGCCACAATTGTCCTCGCTGACAGTCTGGTTTACGATCAGAAGAACAGAACGACCGATGCATGGAGTAATGTCCAGATCAAAAATTTTGAAGAAAACACACTGATTCTTGGTGAGCATGTACAGGACTTCAGAGCTGAGAAGCACACAATAGTCGAAGGTTCACCATTTGTGATGCAGATTGATACGGCAGGAAGCACAGTCGATACACTACTCATTCGCGCATTAAAACTGGAATCTTTCACAACGAGAGACAGCGTAAAAATGATTGCATACGATTCAGTTGTGATTATTAAAGGGGATTTTGCATCGAAAAATTCATATACCGAGTATACCGAAGCACCCGAGGCAATCTATACCTACAAAAAGGGAGGCGAGAAAATTCCGCCGGTCCTCTGGTTCGAAAAATCACAACTTTCCGGTGATACGGTAAATCTTTTTATAAAAAATAAAAAAGCTGAAAAAGTACTCATCAAAAAGAACAGTCTCATCATCTCAAAGAATGGTGAATTCAGATATGATCAGGTTTCGGGCAAGGATGTTGTCATGAGTTTTGATGAGGGGAGGCTTAAACAAACCAACATCTATGAGAATGTTTTAAGTTTCTATTTCGTTTACGATGAAGGGGCACCGAACGGACTGATTCGCTCAAGTTCCAACAGTGCGATAATTACTTTTGACAGTAACAAGGTAGAGGATGTCCGGTTATATGGTGATCCGGTGAGCGAATATTATCCCGAAAATCTGGTGAAGGGAAACGAAAAGAAGTATTTCCTTCCAACATATATGGATTACGGGAAGGCTCCCGTGAAGAAGGAGCATTTTGGAGAATTTTTAAACAAGATACGGGAAGTAGAGCACCCTTTTTATGCCGGAAAATCTAAGCAGCGATAA
- the lptC gene encoding LPS export ABC transporter periplasmic protein LptC has translation MNLDIRLYPSGILCRTSVIFSLLFLLILLSGCDSTEKLNPLQKGIKTEVLPDQQSINSTINFTDSGKVVATLTSGVIKVYYLRNETLLENKVRVDFYNEKGKVEAVLTGDSGRVDDVTKDVFIYGNVVVENDSGMVLKSEKLMWRNSDRKIWTDEFVKIKTKTEDIEGYGFESDQSLRNYTIYKVTLITEGSEFRDE, from the coding sequence ATGAATTTGGATATCAGACTTTATCCGTCAGGTATCTTGTGTCGGACATCTGTTATTTTTTCCTTGCTGTTCCTGTTGATTCTCCTTTCCGGTTGTGACAGTACCGAAAAGTTGAATCCGCTTCAAAAAGGGATCAAAACCGAGGTGTTGCCCGATCAGCAGAGTATAAATTCCACCATCAACTTTACTGATTCGGGAAAGGTTGTCGCAACCCTCACTTCCGGGGTAATAAAGGTTTACTATTTGAGAAATGAAACACTTCTGGAGAACAAGGTAAGAGTTGATTTTTACAATGAAAAGGGAAAAGTGGAAGCGGTGCTTACGGGTGATAGCGGAAGAGTTGACGATGTTACAAAAGATGTTTTTATTTATGGAAATGTGGTGGTGGAAAACGACAGCGGTATGGTATTGAAATCGGAAAAACTGATGTGGAGAAACTCCGACAGAAAGATCTGGACGGATGAATTCGTGAAAATAAAGACCAAAACAGAAGATATTGAAGGCTACGGTTTTGAATCGGACCAGTCATTGAGAAATTATACAATCTACAAAGTTACCCTGATTACCGAGGGGAGTGAATTCAGAGATGAATAA